The sequence GATCGAGGTGGCGAGGGCAGGAGACGGAGGCAGGGTGAGCAAGTGCATGGCGTTGGCAAATAGGCTAGGAGTAGAAAGAGGGCGCCGGCAGTGATGCATTGAGCGCCCAGTCGCCCAGTTCCTGCAGCTTGTAGTCCACCGGATCGTGCAGGGTCTGGGTGCGCAGGTTGCGCCAGTGGCGGTCCAGCCGCAAGGCAGCATGGGTGGCGCGCGCGCCGGTCACTTCGAACAGCCGGCTGGTCACATCGAGCCCGCAGCGGGTGGCGGCGACCTTGGCGGTGGCGATGGCCACGGCCAGGTGGCCGCGTTCCTCTGCGCCCAGCCGGTTTTCCTTGCGCCAGGCCTCGTCGAGCAGGTTGTTGGCCCGTTCGGTAAGCAGTCGCACGCCCTCCAGACCGACCCAGAACTCGCCGTAGTGGCGCAGCGTGTACGGGTCTTCGCTGACGTGGGTGGCCTTGGACTTGAACCAGACGCGCGACTCCTTGAGCGTGTAATGCCGTGCTTCGTCAAAAGCGCCTTCGGCAATGCCGAGGAACAGGTTGGCAAAGGTCAGCTGGGCAATCAAGGGGCGCAGACAGGCAAAGGGTGTGCTCAGCGGCCCCGGGTCCAGCAGCAACTCGTTTTCTTCGACCCGCACGCGCTCGAAGGTGGCGCTGCCGCTGTCGGTCTGTCGCTGGCCCATGTTGTCCCAGTCGCCATGCAGGGTGATGCCGCTGCGGCCGCTGGGAATGGCCGCGATCAGCAGCTTGCCGCTGCTGGACTCGTCGAGCGCCGAGGCGATCAGCATTTCCGAGTCGGCCGAGCCGGAGCAAAAGCTCTTGCGCCCGGAAAATTCGCGCCAGCCGTTGAGCTTTTTCGACACCGTGCGGGTGTCCAGCGGGTTCAGCGCATTGCCCCAAAACCAGTCGTTGCGGGCGGTCTGCTCGAACCACGGCTCCCACTGGTCGGGCCGCGCGAACAGGCGCACGGTGGCCAGCATCAGGTGCTGAAAGCCATAGACATGGGCAATCGAGCTGTCCACGCGGGCAAATTCGCGCACGATCTGCAGCGTTTCGCTCCAGCTGGCGCCCAGGCCGCCGTATTGCCGGGGGATGCTCAGGGCGAGCAGGCCGCTGTGGCGCAGGGCGTCGCGCTCGGCCTTGGGCGTGCCGCCGCGCAGGTCGCGCTCGGCGGCGGTTTCGGCAAACCGGGCGGCGAGCTGGCGGGCGATCTGGAGAGGCGCAATGGCCTTGAGTTGATGAGTGGCGGTCACACGCTGTTTCCTGAAAAGAGGTTGAAAGAAAGGCCGGGGCGATGCGGGCAGCCGGGCACAAGCGCGGCCACTGCTGCGTCTTCAGGCCGCTTGCAGTTCCTCCGTCTTCTGGCCCAGCAGGGGCAGGGCGTGCTTGACCGCCAGGCGGATGCGCGCCTGCAGCAGTTCGCTGCTGATCTGGTAGTCGCTGAAATCGGCCTCCGAGGCATACACGCCGGTGGGCAGGGTGAGCGCCTGGAAAAAGCTGAACAGCGGGCGTAGCTGGTGGTCAATCACCAGCGCGTGGCGCTCGCTGCCGCCGGTGGCGGCGAACAGCACTGGTTTGCCGATCAGCGCATCCTGGCCGATCAGGTCGAACAGGTGCTTGAACTGGCCGGGGTAGGAGGCGCGATAGACCGGCGTGGCGGCAATCAAGAGGTCGGCCGACTCGATGGCGCGCAGCTCGCGCTCGACGGCGGGCGTGAGTTCCTTGCGCGACAGGGCGCTGCCCAGCGGCCGGGCAATGTCGCCCAGCTCGATGATGTGGCTGTCGATGGCCAGGTGTTTGCCCAGCTCGGCGACGATGGCCTGGGTTAGCACCAGGGTGCGGGAAGGGCGGAAGGTGCCGCCGGAAACGGCGACGATTTTCAAGGGAGTGCTCATGGGATGGAATCCTGCTTGGGAAGTGGTTGATATGGCTGCGCTGGCTGTTTGGGCTGGCAACTGGAACAGCCATCGCAACAGTTATGCCAAGGTGAAAATGCCTTCCGGGCCGGTGCGCCGCACTCTCCCATTCATCGGCCGCAGTCCTGCGCAATGCTTCAATCGACGCCTGTGCATCCGGTCTCGGGGTTGTGTGGCGCTGTTGCCGGGCTTGCAGTTCA comes from Polaromonas naphthalenivorans CJ2 and encodes:
- the msuE gene encoding FMN reductase, which translates into the protein MSTPLKIVAVSGGTFRPSRTLVLTQAIVAELGKHLAIDSHIIELGDIARPLGSALSRKELTPAVERELRAIESADLLIAATPVYRASYPGQFKHLFDLIGQDALIGKPVLFAATGGSERHALVIDHQLRPLFSFFQALTLPTGVYASEADFSDYQISSELLQARIRLAVKHALPLLGQKTEELQAA
- a CDS encoding acyl-CoA dehydrogenase family protein, with amino-acid sequence MTATHQLKAIAPLQIARQLAARFAETAAERDLRGGTPKAERDALRHSGLLALSIPRQYGGLGASWSETLQIVREFARVDSSIAHVYGFQHLMLATVRLFARPDQWEPWFEQTARNDWFWGNALNPLDTRTVSKKLNGWREFSGRKSFCSGSADSEMLIASALDESSSGKLLIAAIPSGRSGITLHGDWDNMGQRQTDSGSATFERVRVEENELLLDPGPLSTPFACLRPLIAQLTFANLFLGIAEGAFDEARHYTLKESRVWFKSKATHVSEDPYTLRHYGEFWVGLEGVRLLTERANNLLDEAWRKENRLGAEERGHLAVAIATAKVAATRCGLDVTSRLFEVTGARATHAALRLDRHWRNLRTQTLHDPVDYKLQELGDWALNASLPAPSFYS